TGCGTGGTCGAGACCAGGTGCGCCACGGAGGGCCGAACCTTGTGCAGGAACTCGTCCGGGGACGCACCGTCCACCCGGGCCAGGAACTTCACCACGGTGTGGGACTCGTCCAGGGTGGTTTCCAACGGTGCCGGAGTGGCGGCGCCGGGCAATTCACCGGATCCCGGCTCGAGGAAGCCCGGACCCAGATGGAACCCGTCCACGGTCTCGGCGGCGAAGCGTGCGCTGGGGTACAGCTCCCTGATGACGCCGGCGGCAGCAAAGATGTCCGGCAGGGCCAAAGCCTGAGCCTCCAGCACCCGCCCGGCCGCCAGGTCATACGTGATGGCACCGTTGGAGCAGATGACGGTCCCGCGGTGGCCCAGCAGGTCCCGCAGCGGACTGAGCCAGCGCGGCGGCCGGCCGGTGACAAAAACGACGTCGATGCCCGCTTCAGCGCAGTCGCGGAACGCGCGGACGGTCCGGTCGCTGATCCGGTTGTCGGGACCGACGATGGTCCCGTCCAGGTCACTTGCCACCAGACGCACCGGGCACCTCATTCACTCACGGAGTTGGTGTGCGCAGCTGCGCACGACTCCAGCCTAACCGGACCGGCGGGCTTCGCCGCAGGCGGCGAAGCGGCGTCCACTACTCGGCCGCGACCTCCGCAAGCCCGGTTATCCGGGCCCGGGCCAAGGTATGGGTAAACAGGTTGAATCCCAGGAAGGCAGGACTGGCATCCGCGGGCACTTCAAGGGTTTCCACGTCGACGGCGTGGACCACCACCATGTAGCGGTGCGGGCCGTGTCCCGCGGGCGGGGCCGCTCCCACGAATCCGCGGAACCCGGCGTCGTTCACCAGCTCCACCGTGCCTTTGGGCAGTTCATGCCGGTTTGAGGCGTCTGCCGGCAGGGATGACACCCCCGCCGGGATATTGAAGGCAGCCCAGTGCCAGAATCCGCTGCCGGTGGGTGCGTCGGGGTCGAAGATGGTCACCGCGAAGCTCTTGGTGCCCTCCGGTGCTCCGGACCAGCTCAGCTGCGGTGATTCATCCTTTCCGCCCGGCACTCCCATTTTTCCGCTGTACTGGGCCAGGGTGAACGGTTCAAGGTTCGAGAAATCATCGCTGGTGACGGTGAAGGCCGGCACCTGCGGCAACGCGTCATAGGGATCGTGGGACTGCATGTGTTTCTCTCCTTTTCCTGGTGGTTTTCGTGATGGGCGGGCGCGGTTACGGCAGTTCCAGCTCGGCCCGGTACGGCGGATTGGCTCCGGCGCGGGAAACGGTCACTGCGGCGGCGCGGACGGCGAAGTTGAGCACTGCCTGGAGGTCCCCGGTGCCGATTCGGGCCAGTTCAGCGCGCCGGGCACCGCCGTCGAGCTCCCGGTCCATCAGCGAAACCAGCAGGGCGGACATGAACGAGTCACCGGCTCCCACCGTATCCACCACGGTGACCGGCGGTACCGAAGCTTCAGCTTCACCGGCGGCGGTCACGGCCCATGCACCCTTGGAACCGCTGGTCACCGCGATCAGGGCCGGTCCCAGGCCAAGCCAGCGGCGGGCGGCGTCCTGGGGCGAATCCTGGGGATACAGCCAGGCCAGGTCCTCGTCGGAGGCCTTGACGACGTCGGAGAGGGCCACGAATTTTTCGGCCTGTTCCCGCGCGTAGGCCACATCGGTGATGATGGACGGCCGGCAGTTGGGGTCGTAGCTGATGATGATCCCAGGGCGGGCGCGTTCCACGGCCTGGAGCACGGCATCGGCGCCGGGGCGGAGCATTGCCGCAATGGATCCGGTGTGCAGGACGGTGGTCCCCTCCAGCAGCCGCGGCAGGGCGTCAGCCAGGGATGGCAGCTGCCACTCGAGGTCAAAGGTGTAGCGGGCACCGCCGGCCGGGTCCAGGACCGCGGTGGCCACGCTGGTGGGAAGGTTGTCGGCGGGCAGCGGGGTGAGGACCGAGTTGGCGCGCAGGTGCTGTTCGATCAGCAGCCCGTACTCATCCGTGCCGTAGCGGCCCGCGAACTGCACCGGCCGTCCCAGCCGGGCCACGCCGACGGCGACGTTCAGAGGGCTTCCACCGGGATGGAAACGCTTGGGAGCGGTGTCGCTGACAACCTCGTCCACGAGGGCTTCGCCGATTACTGTGAGCACGACCTCAACCTAACAGAGCAGCACGCCGGATGCCTTGAGAATGGTCCACATCAAAACTGTCCATGCCAAAGACCCCGGCCCCTTCGGCGGCCTGCGTCAGGGCGGTGACGACGGCGGACCATGCCGGGGTCCCGGGTGTGATGGGCGCGAAGTGGTCTCCGGGAACGAGCCGCAGTTCGGCCGGTGATCCGCTGGCCAGGGCGGCGTTCACAAACGTGGTGGAACAGCTCAGGGGAACAGCGGAATCGCTCTCTGAGTGCAGGGCCACAACGGGCACGGACAGCGGAAGCAGCTGCAGCGGATCCGCGCTGCGGTACCGGTCCCCGTCATCCGCGGGCGAGGATCCGAGAAAATTGCGGACCGCGCCGTCGCTCAATTCCAGCTCCAAGGCCTGGGCCATGTTCAGCACGCCCGCCTGGCTCACGACGCCGGTCACCGGCACGGCGGCACCGCTCCGGGCCGCCGCCCACACCGCTAGCTGCCCTCCCGCGGAATGGCCCAGCACGGTAACCCGGGACAGGTCCAGGCCGTGTTCCCGTGAGGCGGGACCGAGGGCGTCGATCCCGTCGCTGATGTCGTTGAAGGTCTCCGGCCAGCCGCCGCCGTTCCCGGCCCGCCGGTACTCCAGGTTCCAGCACGTGAAGCCCCGGCCGGCAAGATCGAGCGCACCGGGACGCCCCAACTCGGCGGTGTGTTTGGACCGCCAGTAGCCGCCGTGGATGATGACCACCACTCCGGCGTGCGGGACCGTGCGCCCGGAACTCTCCGGAAGTGTGAGCTCGGCATATTGTTCCGGGTCAGGCCCGTAAGGAATTCGAAGCGGACGCGGCGGCATCGGTAGCACTCCTTCAACTGGCCTAATGTGGTACTGAGCCTAATGGCCGGCGCGGCCGGCCGGAGGGCGACACATCGGGGTTCGTGAACGAATGGAGAGTTTTTTATGGGCGCGTGGGACAGCCTTGATGA
This genomic interval from Arthrobacter citreus contains the following:
- a CDS encoding HAD family hydrolase — its product is MRLVASDLDGTIVGPDNRISDRTVRAFRDCAEAGIDVVFVTGRPPRWLSPLRDLLGHRGTVICSNGAITYDLAAGRVLEAQALALPDIFAAAGVIRELYPSARFAAETVDGFHLGPGFLEPGSGELPGAATPAPLETTLDESHTVVKFLARVDGASPDEFLHKVRPSVAHLVSTTHSAPSTALLEMSLLGLDKSVTLSGYAASRGIDRADVVAFGDMPNDVQMLQWAGCGYAMASGHADALAAADKVAPAFADDGVAQILEALLRRT
- a CDS encoding YbhB/YbcL family Raf kinase inhibitor-like protein; translation: MQSHDPYDALPQVPAFTVTSDDFSNLEPFTLAQYSGKMGVPGGKDESPQLSWSGAPEGTKSFAVTIFDPDAPTGSGFWHWAAFNIPAGVSSLPADASNRHELPKGTVELVNDAGFRGFVGAAPPAGHGPHRYMVVVHAVDVETLEVPADASPAFLGFNLFTHTLARARITGLAEVAAE
- a CDS encoding carbohydrate kinase produces the protein MLTVIGEALVDEVVSDTAPKRFHPGGSPLNVAVGVARLGRPVQFAGRYGTDEYGLLIEQHLRANSVLTPLPADNLPTSVATAVLDPAGGARYTFDLEWQLPSLADALPRLLEGTTVLHTGSIAAMLRPGADAVLQAVERARPGIIISYDPNCRPSIITDVAYAREQAEKFVALSDVVKASDEDLAWLYPQDSPQDAARRWLGLGPALIAVTSGSKGAWAVTAAGEAEASVPPVTVVDTVGAGDSFMSALLVSLMDRELDGGARRAELARIGTGDLQAVLNFAVRAAAVTVSRAGANPPYRAELELP
- a CDS encoding alpha/beta hydrolase: MPPRPLRIPYGPDPEQYAELTLPESSGRTVPHAGVVVIIHGGYWRSKHTAELGRPGALDLAGRGFTCWNLEYRRAGNGGGWPETFNDISDGIDALGPASREHGLDLSRVTVLGHSAGGQLAVWAAARSGAAVPVTGVVSQAGVLNMAQALELELSDGAVRNFLGSSPADDGDRYRSADPLQLLPLSVPVVALHSESDSAVPLSCSTTFVNAALASGSPAELRLVPGDHFAPITPGTPAWSAVVTALTQAAEGAGVFGMDSFDVDHSQGIRRAALLG